The genomic stretch AGCATTAAATTAAATATCGGTAAAATTGCTGCTTCAGTCTTTCCATAACCAGTAGGTGCAATAACTAATGTATTATATCCTTCCAAAATTGGAGATAATGTTTGCTTTTGTACTGGCGTTAACTCGTCCCATCCTTTTTCTTTTATAAGGGTCAGCAACTTAGCGTGCAAATTATTCACTAACTATCACCGCAATCACTAAATGCACATTATACCGCTATTTTTAAAAATTTAAACTCTACGATTCAAAACATGATTGAAAAATACGTTTGTGCAGTTTGCGGTAGAATGTTTCCTCAAGGACAAGGAGTCAAAATAACAATAAAAGGTACTGATTATTACTTTCATAGTAAGGCTTGTGCATATAAGTTCTTGCGTGAAGTTGTTCTCTCAGCAGATCCTGATTGTATATTTGGAGTAGCTAAAGATGTTAAAAGAAAATACGATGATATATTAGAAAAGAAGAGAGAAGCTTCTAAAAAAGTAATATGATCAGAGCTGCTTTATGGACTAGTTGAAATTTCTTAGGCCTTAAGATAAGGGAAGCAAAATAAAATCTAAATCTTTCGTTAAATTAGAAGTAAACTATACACTCCTATTTAGAAAAACTGAAGAATCCACAAAACAGATCAGAGCTCAGCCAGTGAACATCATTTCTCAGCGTCCGCTATTGTCATCATCAAAACAGATTTATTAACAAATTACTATATATTTTCATTTGGAATGTCACAAGTTACGATAAAACGAGTAAATACTTATGAATGGCGTATTGATAAAGGAACTCAAGAATGTATGAAAGTACCCGTTACAGTCTTTGCAGATGATGTTCTCATAGAAAAAATGAAACAAGATCTTACTTTGAAACAAGCAATGAATGTTGCATGTTTGCAAGGGGTTCAAGAGTCTGTTTATGTCTTACCAGATGGACATCAGGGTTATGGATTTCCTATTGGGGGTATAGCTGCAACAGCAATTGATGAAGAAGGGGTTGTTAGTCCAGGGGGTATAGGATATGATATAAATTGTGGTGTTAGATTACTCAGAACCAATTTAGATTATAAAGACGTAAAGGATAAACTTAAAGATCTTGTTGAAGAGATTTACAGAAATGTGCCTAGCGGAGTAGGAAGTGAAGGAAAAGTAAAATTGTCCTTCCAGCAGTTAGATAATGTACTAGCTGAAGGTGTGAGATGGGCTGTGGATAACGGATATGGTTGGGAAAAGGATATGAATCATATGGAACAACATGGTAGTTGGGAGTTGGCAGACCCTTCGAAAGTAAGTCCAATAGCTAAACAAAGAGGCGCTTCTCAATTAGGAACTTTAGGCGCGGGAAATCATTTTCTTGAGATTCAAGTGGTTGATAAAATATATGACCCAGACGTTGCCAAAGCGTTAGGGATTACTCATGAAGGGCAAGTAACTGTTATGGTTCATACGGGGTCAAGAGGCCTAGGCCATCAAGTAGCTAGTGATTATTTGCAAATTATGGAAAGAGCCATGAAGAAGTATAATATAACAGTACCAGATAGAGAATTGGCAGCAATTCCATTTAATACAAGGGAAGCTCAAGACTATATTCATGCGATGGCATCAGCAGCAAACTTCGCCTGGACTAATAGGCAGATGATTTCACATTGGGTTAGAGAAAGTTTTGGAAAAGTTTTTCATGTAGACCCAGAAAAATTAGATTTAAGTATAATATATGATGTTGCCCACAATATTGCTAAAATAGAGGAATACGATATTAATGGAAAAAGAAAGAAAGTTTTAGTCCATAGAAAAGGAGCTACAAGAGCTTTTCCACCCGGTAGCCCAGAAATTCCAGTAGATCATAGAAATATTGGTCAGATCGTCTTAATACCAGGTAGTATGGGTACTGCTAGCTACGTTATGGCTGGAATACCAGAAGGTAGAAGGACATGGTTTACTGCGCCTCATGGTGCTGGTAGGTGGATGTCTAGAGAAGCTGCTGTACGTAATTACCCGGTAAATTCAGTTGTACAGAACTTAGAGCAAAAAGGAATAGTTATAAGAGCTGCTACTAGAAGAGTAGTCTCTGAAGAAGCTCCAGGAGCTTATAAAGATGTTGATAGAGTAGCTAAAGTCGCTCATGAAGTTAAAATCGCTAAATTGGTTATGCGATTAAGACCTATAGGGGTTACCAAAGGATGAAGAGAGAAGAATTACTTGTCGAGGAAATAAAAGATCTAACATTAGAAGAGCTTAAGGGTTATACAGATTTTTATAAGATATTAGATAGAGTCTACGGGTTTACTGCAGAGTCAGTAGTTAGAGGAGTAAAGATACTAAAAGATATGATAAAAGAAGCCGATTTACGATTCTTATCTTTTACTGCAAATCTTGTATCTACTGGATTAAGAGGTTTGTTTGCTGATCTTATTAAGAGAGGATATTTTAATGTAATAATTACAACAGGAGGTACTATTGATCACGATATAGCCAAAAGTTTTGGAGGAAAATATTATAAAGGTCTTTTCGAGTATGACGATTCTATGCTTAGAGAATTAGAAATCCATAGGTTAGGCAATATTCTGGTTCCAATGGAAAGTTATGGTAAAGTAATTGAGGATGTGGTAAGAAAATATATAAATGAGATAGTCAGTATAAAGAAAGAATGGCCTGTATATGAGCTTTTATGGGAATTTGGTAAAAGGATAAGTGATGAAAACTCCATAATAAAAGCTGCTTATGAGAAAAAAGTTCCTATTATAGTTCCAGGTATTGTAGACGGATCATTTGGAACTAACTTGTTTATATACTCACAATTTACTCAGCTAAAGTTAAATCTCTTTGAAGATATGAAACTTATAAAGGATCTAATATTTTCATGTAAAAAGTCCGGTGCACTTATAATAGGAGGAGGAATAAGTAAGCATCATACAATTTGGTGGAACCAATTTAAAGACGGATTAGATTATGCGATATACATAACTACAGCTCAAGAATATGATGGAAGTCTTAGTGGTGCCAAACCTAGAGAGGCTATATCGTGGAATAAGATTAAACCGACGAGCGAAAATGTTGTCATCTATGGAGATGCTACAATTATTTTGCCCATTTTGTCAGCATCTTTATTAGGTTAAGCGAATAAAATATTTGTATTGTGATGATTTATGTCATCTGAGAAGTTTACTAGTATTTCTCCTGCAGAATTCTTTAAAAGGAATCCAGAGTTAGCTGGTTTTAGTAACCCTGCTAGAGCTTTATATCAAACAGTCAGAGAATTGGTAGAAAATGCATTAGACGCAACTGACGTCCATAATATTTTACCTTCAATTAAGATAATAATAGAATTAGTAGATCCTCAGAAGCAAATATACAAGGTTAATGTAGAAGATAATGGAATTGGTATCCCTCCTCATATAGTTCCTAATGCTTTTGGTAAAGTTCTTTATAGCTCTAAATACGTTTTAAGGCAAACTAGAGGTATGTACGGACTAGGAGTTAAAGCAGCAGTTCTGTATAGTCAGATGTATCAAGAAAGGCCAGTAGAAGTAATTACTTCTCCTCTTAGTTCTAAACGAATTTATTTCTTCAAATTAAAGATAGATGTAGTTAAGAACGAACCTATAATTCTTCAAAGAACTTCAGTAGTTAATGAGAAGGGATGGCATGGTACTTCTGTTACACTTTATTTATATGCTGACTGGCAAAGAGCAAAACAAAAGATTTATGAATATGTGAAGAAAACGTACATTATTTCACCTTATGCTGAATTCTTTTTCAAAGATCCAGATAATAATGTAATTTATTATAAAAGATTAACAGATAAGATACCAGAACCCCCTAAAGAAGTTAAGCCTCATCCATACGGTGTGGATATTGAGCTAATAAAGTTCATGATTGTTAAGAAGGAAAAACCCATTTCAATTAGAGATTTTTTAATTAATGAATTTCAGAGTATAGGTGATGTTACTGCTGATAAAATATTAGAAATGGCTAAAATTCTAAAAGATAAGAAAACTACTGAATTAACTGATGAAGAGATTTCCAGACTAGTTGAGGTAATGAAAAAATTTGAAGATTTTAGGCCTCCTTCAGCAGAGGCTCTTTCAGTTATAGGGGAAGATTTAATTGAATTAGGTTTGAAAAGCATCTTTAACCCAGAATTTGCTGAAGCTATTACGAGAAAACCTAAAGCGTATCAAGGGCACCCTTTTATAGTAGAGGCAGGAATAGCTTATGGTGGAGCAATACAACCATCTCCAGAGCCAATAGTATTAAGATATGCTAATAAAATACCATTAATTTATGATGAAAAATCAGATGTTATTTGGAAAGTTGTTACAGAAGAAATGGACTGGAAAAGATATGGGATAGAGGAAGAACAACCTCCGCTAGTAGTTATGGTGCATTTGTGCAGTACAAAAGTTCCTTATAGAAGTGCTGGTAAAGAAAGCATTGCTGATGTCGAAGAAATAGAGAAAGAAATAAAACTTGCTCTAATGGATGTAGCGAGAAAATTAAAGAAATATATAACAGAAAAAAGGAAAGAAGAAGAGGCAAAAAAACGCCTTATTACTTACCTAAAGTATATCCCAGAAGTTAGTAGAGGACTAGCTCTATTCTTAGTAGGAGGAGATAAACAGAAAATTAATGATTCGTATTCAGATCTGAGAGAAAAACTACTTAAAATAGCGTTGAATAAACTTGAGGTAAATGATAAAAAATTAGAGGAAGAAATACGTAGTTATAAAGTAGAGGAGTTATGAGTAGTGAATTAACTTCTAAAGTAGATAAAGAAGTTAGGAAGAAGGCGGCTGATACTCTTAGGCAGGTTTTTATAAAATTAATTGAGCAAATAAATAACTCTGAACCTCCAACTATGGAAATTCCAAAGAGAACTCTCGGTAATACTATTTATGATGAGAAAAGAAAGTTACTTCTTTTAGGCGAAG from Sulfolobus sp. S-194 encodes the following:
- a CDS encoding RtcB family protein translates to MSQVTIKRVNTYEWRIDKGTQECMKVPVTVFADDVLIEKMKQDLTLKQAMNVACLQGVQESVYVLPDGHQGYGFPIGGIAATAIDEEGVVSPGGIGYDINCGVRLLRTNLDYKDVKDKLKDLVEEIYRNVPSGVGSEGKVKLSFQQLDNVLAEGVRWAVDNGYGWEKDMNHMEQHGSWELADPSKVSPIAKQRGASQLGTLGAGNHFLEIQVVDKIYDPDVAKALGITHEGQVTVMVHTGSRGLGHQVASDYLQIMERAMKKYNITVPDRELAAIPFNTREAQDYIHAMASAANFAWTNRQMISHWVRESFGKVFHVDPEKLDLSIIYDVAHNIAKIEEYDINGKRKKVLVHRKGATRAFPPGSPEIPVDHRNIGQIVLIPGSMGTASYVMAGIPEGRRTWFTAPHGAGRWMSREAAVRNYPVNSVVQNLEQKGIVIRAATRRVVSEEAPGAYKDVDRVAKVAHEVKIAKLVMRLRPIGVTKG
- a CDS encoding deoxyhypusine synthase, coding for MKREELLVEEIKDLTLEELKGYTDFYKILDRVYGFTAESVVRGVKILKDMIKEADLRFLSFTANLVSTGLRGLFADLIKRGYFNVIITTGGTIDHDIAKSFGGKYYKGLFEYDDSMLRELEIHRLGNILVPMESYGKVIEDVVRKYINEIVSIKKEWPVYELLWEFGKRISDENSIIKAAYEKKVPIIVPGIVDGSFGTNLFIYSQFTQLKLNLFEDMKLIKDLIFSCKKSGALIIGGGISKHHTIWWNQFKDGLDYAIYITTAQEYDGSLSGAKPREAISWNKIKPTSENVVIYGDATIILPILSASLLG
- a CDS encoding DNA topoisomerase VI subunit B, translated to MSSEKFTSISPAEFFKRNPELAGFSNPARALYQTVRELVENALDATDVHNILPSIKIIIELVDPQKQIYKVNVEDNGIGIPPHIVPNAFGKVLYSSKYVLRQTRGMYGLGVKAAVLYSQMYQERPVEVITSPLSSKRIYFFKLKIDVVKNEPIILQRTSVVNEKGWHGTSVTLYLYADWQRAKQKIYEYVKKTYIISPYAEFFFKDPDNNVIYYKRLTDKIPEPPKEVKPHPYGVDIELIKFMIVKKEKPISIRDFLINEFQSIGDVTADKILEMAKILKDKKTTELTDEEISRLVEVMKKFEDFRPPSAEALSVIGEDLIELGLKSIFNPEFAEAITRKPKAYQGHPFIVEAGIAYGGAIQPSPEPIVLRYANKIPLIYDEKSDVIWKVVTEEMDWKRYGIEEEQPPLVVMVHLCSTKVPYRSAGKESIADVEEIEKEIKLALMDVARKLKKYITEKRKEEEAKKRLITYLKYIPEVSRGLALFLVGGDKQKINDSYSDLREKLLKIALNKLEVNDKKLEEEIRSYKVEEL